A window of Lentibacillus sp. Marseille-P4043 contains these coding sequences:
- the crcB gene encoding fluoride efflux transporter CrcB, with protein MKTNTFRLYLAVGIGGMFGAIGRYGISLLFPTNGGFPYATLIANLIGCYLLSFLLNQRTIKQKLSPELFTALGTGIIGAFTTFSTFAVETIELWQSNQFQSFIYIFVSIFGGLGYCYLGFMSAREREV; from the coding sequence GTGAAGACAAATACTTTTCGACTTTATCTAGCTGTTGGTATTGGTGGTATGTTTGGAGCAATTGGCAGGTACGGTATATCGCTGTTATTTCCTACTAATGGTGGATTCCCTTATGCTACATTAATTGCCAATTTGATCGGATGCTATTTGTTGAGCTTTTTACTAAACCAGCGAACAATAAAGCAGAAGTTATCACCCGAACTCTTCACAGCACTTGGCACTGGTATAATTGGGGCATTCACCACTTTTTCTACCTTTGCAGTGGAAACTATTGAGTTATGGCAATCAAATCAATTTCAATCATTCATTTATATTTTTGTCAGTATATTTGGCGGGTTAGGTTATTGTTATCTTGGCTTTATGTCAGCTAGGGAAAGAGAGGTTTAA
- a CDS encoding acetyl-CoA C-acetyltransferase translates to MKEAVIVAGARTPVGRANKGSLANSRPDDLAALTIKETLKRAGNYDGNIDDVIIGTAMPEAEQGMNVARNIAGLAGLRNTVPGVTINRYCSSGLQSIAFAAERIMVGASDTMIAGGTESMSLIPMGGHVIKPNSKLVQDAPGYYMGMGHTAEEVANRFGISREEQDAFAVQSHERAAKAIQEGKFKDEIVPVEVAERVVGKNNKIEEKSSLFEMDEGVRPGTTMEVLAKLRPAFNVKGSVTAGNSSQMSDGAASVLLMDREKAEAEGLTPLVKFRSFAVAGVEPEIMGVGPIEAVPKALKIAGLDLSDIGLFELNEAFASQSVRVIQALDLDPNIVNVNGGAIALGHPLGMTGTKLTLSLIHEMKRRNVQYGVVTMCIGGGMGAAGVFELI, encoded by the coding sequence GTGAAGGAAGCAGTAATTGTTGCAGGTGCAAGAACCCCTGTAGGAAGAGCAAATAAAGGATCGTTAGCTAATTCAAGACCAGATGATCTAGCAGCATTAACGATTAAAGAAACGTTAAAACGTGCAGGAAATTATGATGGAAATATTGATGATGTCATTATCGGAACGGCAATGCCAGAAGCAGAGCAGGGAATGAACGTGGCACGAAATATCGCAGGACTCGCCGGTTTGCGGAATACTGTACCAGGAGTTACGATAAATCGCTACTGTTCTTCAGGATTGCAAAGTATCGCATTTGCTGCAGAACGAATAATGGTTGGAGCAAGTGACACGATGATTGCCGGCGGAACAGAATCGATGAGTTTGATTCCGATGGGTGGTCATGTTATCAAACCGAATTCCAAGCTTGTTCAAGATGCACCAGGATATTATATGGGCATGGGACACACGGCAGAAGAGGTAGCCAATCGATTTGGTATTTCCCGCGAAGAACAAGATGCTTTTGCTGTCCAAAGTCATGAACGAGCGGCAAAAGCCATTCAGGAGGGGAAATTTAAAGATGAAATTGTTCCAGTAGAAGTAGCGGAACGTGTTGTCGGCAAAAACAACAAAATAGAAGAAAAGTCATCCCTATTTGAAATGGATGAAGGTGTCCGCCCAGGCACAACAATGGAGGTGCTTGCAAAACTTCGACCAGCATTTAATGTGAAAGGGTCTGTTACAGCGGGTAACTCCTCGCAAATGAGTGATGGCGCTGCATCTGTTCTATTAATGGACAGAGAAAAAGCAGAAGCAGAAGGACTAACACCACTTGTTAAATTCCGTTCCTTTGCAGTCGCTGGTGTAGAGCCGGAAATCATGGGCGTGGGTCCGATTGAAGCAGTACCGAAAGCACTAAAAATTGCCGGATTAGACCTTTCAGATATTGGACTTTTTGAACTGAATGAAGCATTCGCATCACAATCCGTACGGGTCATTCAGGCTTTGGATCTGGACCCGAATATCGTCAATGTAAATGGTGGAGCCATAGCACTTGGCCATCCACTTGGTATGACAGGTACAAAATTAACGTTAAGTCTCATTCATGAAATGAAACGTCGTAACGTACAATATGGTGTTGTTACGATGTGTATCGGTGGCGGAATGGGTGCTGCTGGTGTATTTGAATTAATTTAA
- a CDS encoding fluoride efflux transporter FluC, whose translation MSFLFVALGGFFGSMLRFYISVKANKHLIGTWVANISGSILLATIVYFQMNGSLTEWMWALLGTGFCGAYTTFSTFGNETLQLILDKKYWSATRYITGSLAVSFLFVYLIIV comes from the coding sequence ATGAGTTTTCTTTTCGTAGCGTTAGGTGGTTTTTTTGGCAGTATGCTTCGCTTTTACATTTCGGTAAAAGCTAATAAGCATTTGATTGGTACGTGGGTTGCAAACATTTCCGGGTCAATCTTGCTAGCTACTATAGTCTATTTCCAAATGAATGGTTCACTCACTGAATGGATGTGGGCTCTTCTCGGTACTGGGTTTTGTGGGGCCTACACAACATTTTCCACATTTGGCAATGAAACATTACAACTGATTCTTGATAAAAAATATTGGTCAGCTACCAGGTATATTACCGGCTCACTAGCGGTATCGTTTTTGTTTGTTTATTTGATTATAGTATGA
- a CDS encoding Fur family transcriptional regulator, whose protein sequence is MKREEAIQKLKEHNYKTTKKREDIITFFTKADGYRTAKELIAYMEPTYPGISFDTVYRNLHLFNDVGILETTELNGEKLFRISCTHYHHHHFICKYCGKTKEIDVCPMEEVTNSLKNYRIEGHKFEIYGQCPECRTA, encoded by the coding sequence ATGAAACGTGAAGAAGCTATCCAGAAATTAAAAGAGCACAACTACAAAACAACAAAAAAACGTGAAGATATCATTACATTCTTCACCAAGGCTGACGGTTATCGTACGGCGAAGGAATTAATTGCTTACATGGAACCAACATATCCAGGGATCAGTTTTGATACGGTGTACCGAAATCTTCATTTATTTAATGATGTTGGTATTTTAGAAACAACTGAATTGAATGGTGAAAAACTATTTCGCATTAGCTGCACACATTATCATCATCACCATTTTATTTGTAAATATTGCGGCAAGACAAAGGAAATTGATGTTTGCCCAATGGAAGAGGTCACAAATTCATTAAAAAACTATCGGATTGAGGGGCATAAATTTGAAATTTACGGCCAATGTCCGGAGTGTAGAACAGCGTGA
- a CDS encoding Uma2 family endonuclease gives MGEKYFNKGNKCKDVIKESNLTYEDYASIDDENRYELVNGQLELISPAPTVTHQLISYQMQKSIARSCESDYIILYAPVDVILSPEEVRQPDLILLHRNRVDILRNRGIEGAPDLVVEILSPSTLKRDKIDKLETYARYKIPEYWIVEPTSGMFEQYALQNEQYTIINVFQHDDIVTSPNIPCISFTMEEIMNNIPDIKN, from the coding sequence TTGGGAGAGAAATATTTCAATAAAGGGAACAAATGTAAAGACGTCATCAAAGAAAGTAACCTCACATATGAAGATTATGCTTCGATCGATGATGAGAATCGATACGAACTGGTAAACGGACAATTAGAATTAATAAGTCCTGCCCCAACAGTTACACATCAATTAATTAGTTATCAAATGCAAAAATCAATTGCTCGTAGCTGCGAGTCGGATTATATTATTTTATATGCACCTGTTGATGTCATTCTCTCTCCTGAAGAAGTTCGTCAACCAGATCTTATACTTTTACACAGAAATCGTGTCGATATTTTACGCAATCGGGGGATTGAAGGGGCACCAGATCTTGTTGTCGAAATTTTATCACCATCAACATTAAAGCGTGATAAAATTGATAAATTGGAAACCTACGCACGCTACAAAATCCCGGAATATTGGATCGTGGAACCTACAAGCGGCATGTTCGAACAATATGCCCTTCAAAACGAACAATACACCATAATAAATGTTTTTCAACATGATGATATTGTAACATCGCCAAACATTCCATGTATCTCATTCACTATGGAAGAAATTATGAATAACATTCCGGATATAAAAAATTAA
- a CDS encoding metal ABC transporter substrate-binding protein, whose protein sequence is MKRYTIIISFILLFSLIISGCKSSKENSNEGLTIYTSIYPIQYAVERIGGETVKAKSVYPPGVDAHTYEPTTKVMTSIASSDAFIYLGAGMEGFAESAADALEPEDVQLVELGKHKELFHMSEDGNKKEHHTDDGHHHGDHNPHIWLDPLRMLDMANLIKKELIHLDPNKAEQYTKNFNKLKRDLLALDNSFKKTLQDKENKKILVSHAAYGYWEERYGIEQLAIKGLTSNDEPSQRDLITIIDQAERYNLNYILFEQNTSDQVAEIIQKQLGATVLYIHNLSVLTENDIENNEDYLSLMKHNLSVLDQATN, encoded by the coding sequence TTGAAACGATATACAATTATCATTTCCTTTATACTACTTTTTTCCCTAATCATCTCCGGTTGTAAATCTTCCAAGGAAAATAGTAATGAAGGTTTAACGATATACACATCCATTTATCCAATACAATACGCCGTTGAGAGAATCGGCGGCGAAACTGTTAAAGCAAAATCTGTTTACCCTCCCGGTGTCGATGCGCATACGTATGAACCCACTACAAAAGTGATGACGTCCATCGCTTCAAGTGATGCCTTCATTTATTTAGGTGCTGGCATGGAAGGTTTTGCAGAAAGCGCTGCAGATGCTTTGGAACCTGAGGATGTTCAATTAGTTGAACTTGGAAAACACAAGGAACTTTTCCATATGTCAGAAGACGGTAATAAGAAGGAACATCATACAGACGATGGACATCACCATGGTGACCATAATCCGCACATATGGCTTGATCCATTAAGAATGTTGGATATGGCAAATTTAATAAAAAAGGAATTAATCCATTTAGATCCGAACAAAGCAGAACAATATACAAAAAATTTTAACAAGCTAAAAAGGGATTTGTTGGCATTAGATAACAGTTTCAAAAAAACATTGCAGGATAAAGAAAATAAAAAAATACTTGTATCCCATGCTGCCTATGGCTATTGGGAAGAACGATATGGCATCGAACAACTAGCTATAAAAGGATTAACATCAAATGATGAACCATCACAAAGAGATTTAATCACCATTATCGATCAGGCGGAGAGATACAATCTTAACTATATTCTGTTTGAACAAAACACATCAGATCAGGTCGCGGAAATCATACAGAAACAACTTGGCGCCACCGTACTCTATATTCATAATTTATCGGTCTTAACTGAAAATGATATCGAAAATAACGAGGATTATTTATCCCTGATGAAACACAATTTAAGTGTACTTGATCAAGCTACAAACTAA
- a CDS encoding 3-hydroxyacyl-CoA dehydrogenase/enoyl-CoA hydratase family protein yields MTTTIKRAAVLGSGVMGSGIAAHLANVGIPTIMLDVVPRELTKDEEKKGLTLEDRVVRNRIAAQSKKALLKQKPSPISTKESLDLIEVGNMDDDMQKLADVDWIIEVVVERLDIKKQVFANVDKYRKPGTIVSSNTSGISVEAMAADCSEDFRKHFLGTHFFNPPRYLKLLEITPTKDTAPDVLAFMKTFGENVLGKGVVEAKDTPNFIANRIGTYGLLVTVQKMLEGGYSVGEVDSVTGPMIGRPKSATFRTLDVVGLDTFIHVAKNVYDQVEGAEKEVFDVPDFILQMQEKGWIGAKGGQGFFLKKKDKNGSTIYELNPETLEYEDRKKLKTAATEMVKQEKGSRRKLKALVSAKGDKAGDLVWSVMKPALLYSAELVGEIADDIVSIDQAMKWGFGWELGPFESWDAIGVRKSVERMQKEGETVPGWVLKLLENGNETFYKTENGNVYYYDNGEYKQQQFNKKEINLKRLKDVNGVIKKNTGASLIDLGDGVAGLEFHSQSNAIGLDIIQMVNFALEEVSKNYEGLVIGNQGKNFCVGANLGMMLMEAQDDNFFELDMVVRQFQNMGLNIKYSDKPVVTAPFNMTLGGGAEVSLPAAAIQASPETYMGLVEFGVGLIPGGGGTKELYLKELRNLPKGVTFDLSKIANDVFEKVATAKVSTSAAEARENGFLNKNDAISVNPDHLLHDAKQRVLALANAGYQAPKQEKVPVVGDPGYAAMLLGAKSLQLSGYASDHDLKIAEKLAYVLSGGRIKEGTLIDEQVMLDLEREAFLSLIGEPKTQARMQHMLVKGKPLRN; encoded by the coding sequence ATGACTACAACGATCAAGCGTGCTGCAGTATTAGGATCTGGCGTTATGGGATCTGGGATTGCTGCTCACCTGGCTAATGTTGGAATACCAACAATTATGCTCGATGTTGTACCAAGAGAATTGACAAAAGATGAAGAGAAAAAAGGCTTGACATTAGAAGATCGTGTGGTGCGAAACCGTATAGCCGCACAAAGCAAAAAGGCATTGTTAAAGCAAAAACCTTCCCCAATTTCAACGAAAGAAAGTCTTGATTTAATTGAAGTTGGCAATATGGATGATGATATGCAAAAACTTGCTGATGTGGATTGGATCATTGAAGTTGTTGTAGAACGATTGGATATTAAGAAACAGGTTTTCGCGAATGTAGATAAATACCGTAAACCAGGAACAATTGTCAGCTCCAATACATCTGGAATTTCAGTTGAGGCAATGGCGGCAGATTGCTCAGAGGATTTCCGTAAACATTTTCTTGGAACACATTTTTTCAACCCGCCACGTTATTTGAAATTACTTGAGATTACACCAACAAAAGACACAGCTCCGGACGTATTGGCATTTATGAAAACATTTGGGGAAAATGTGCTCGGTAAAGGTGTAGTTGAAGCAAAGGATACACCAAACTTTATTGCTAACAGGATTGGTACATATGGCCTCTTAGTAACGGTGCAAAAGATGCTTGAGGGTGGCTATAGTGTCGGTGAAGTAGATTCTGTTACCGGACCAATGATTGGTCGTCCAAAGAGTGCAACATTCCGCACATTGGATGTCGTAGGGTTGGATACATTTATTCATGTAGCCAAAAACGTCTATGATCAAGTTGAAGGAGCAGAAAAAGAAGTATTTGACGTACCTGACTTTATTTTGCAAATGCAAGAAAAAGGGTGGATCGGTGCGAAAGGCGGTCAAGGATTTTTCTTGAAGAAGAAAGATAAAAACGGCAGTACGATCTATGAGTTAAATCCAGAAACACTAGAATACGAGGATCGCAAAAAATTGAAAACGGCTGCAACTGAAATGGTCAAACAAGAAAAAGGTTCTCGCCGCAAATTGAAAGCGCTTGTATCAGCTAAAGGCGACAAAGCTGGAGATCTCGTTTGGTCCGTGATGAAGCCGGCATTGTTATATTCAGCTGAACTTGTTGGTGAAATCGCTGATGATATCGTATCCATTGATCAAGCAATGAAATGGGGATTCGGTTGGGAACTTGGCCCATTTGAATCGTGGGATGCGATTGGTGTTCGTAAATCAGTAGAACGGATGCAAAAAGAAGGTGAAACGGTACCAGGATGGGTACTTAAGCTACTTGAAAATGGTAATGAAACATTCTACAAAACAGAAAATGGTAATGTTTATTACTATGACAATGGCGAATATAAACAACAGCAATTCAATAAAAAAGAGATTAACTTAAAACGATTAAAAGATGTTAATGGGGTCATTAAAAAGAATACGGGTGCTAGTTTAATAGATTTAGGTGATGGGGTTGCAGGACTTGAATTCCACTCACAAAGCAATGCAATTGGGCTTGATATCATTCAAATGGTTAATTTTGCATTAGAAGAAGTTAGCAAAAACTATGAAGGGCTTGTGATTGGAAACCAAGGTAAAAACTTCTGTGTCGGCGCAAACCTTGGCATGATGCTAATGGAAGCACAAGATGATAACTTTTTTGAACTGGATATGGTTGTCCGCCAATTCCAGAACATGGGGCTAAATATTAAGTATTCCGATAAACCGGTCGTTACTGCGCCATTTAATATGACACTTGGCGGAGGTGCGGAGGTTTCATTACCGGCAGCTGCAATCCAAGCATCACCGGAAACATATATGGGACTTGTTGAATTTGGTGTAGGTCTTATCCCAGGTGGAGGCGGAACGAAGGAGCTTTACCTGAAGGAACTTCGTAATTTGCCAAAAGGCGTTACATTTGACTTATCAAAAATAGCGAATGACGTATTTGAAAAAGTTGCTACAGCTAAAGTGTCAACGTCAGCGGCTGAAGCACGTGAAAATGGATTCTTAAATAAAAACGATGCAATTAGTGTAAACCCAGATCATTTATTGCACGATGCGAAACAACGAGTACTTGCATTGGCAAATGCTGGTTATCAGGCACCTAAACAGGAGAAGGTACCAGTCGTTGGTGACCCAGGATATGCTGCAATGCTGCTTGGTGCAAAATCACTGCAATTAAGCGGCTATGCATCAGACCATGACCTGAAAATTGCTGAGAAACTGGCTTATGTACTATCAGGTGGACGAATTAAAGAAGGTACATTGATTGATGAACAAGTTATGCTTGATTTGGAACGTGAAGCCTTCTTAAGCTTAATTGGTGAACCAAAAACGCAAGCTAGGATGCAGCACATGCTAGTAAAAGGAAAGCCTTTACGTAATTAA
- a CDS encoding acyl-CoA dehydrogenase family protein, which translates to MSDTKEKLFKGGAFLVEDLTAKDVITPEDFTDEHKMIAKTTDDFVSGEVLPVMDKLENHEFGYSVDLLKKAGELGLLGADVPEEYGGLALDKISSSLITEKFARAGGFAISHGAHVGIGSLPIVFFGDDEQKEKYLPKLATGELLAAYALTEPSSGSDALGAKTTAKLNEAGTHYILNGEKQWITNSAFADVFVVYAKIDGEHFSAFIVEREFPGVSTGNEEDKMGIKSSSTRTLILEDAEVPVENLLGEKGKGHKIAFNILNVGRYKLAIGGVGSSKRGIEVATKYVNERKQFNTPISSFSLTQEKLATMAARTYANESAVYRTVGLFEQRMGALSDEQLKDGREVAKAIAEYQIECSLNKFSASECLDYVSDEALQMHGGYGFMEEYEVARAYRDSRINRIFEGTNEINRLIVPGTLLKKAMKGELPLLQKAQSLQEELMMMMPEEVSDETLEQEKYLLRNAKKMVLLGAGLAAQKYMQKLENEQEILVNLADMTNEVYNMEAAILRTEKAINKSGEEKNKQKLLYTQVYVQEAFNQIEADAKETLIAVESGDTLRMMLSSLRKLTRHTPTNVIAKKREIAAGIIEEEKYYV; encoded by the coding sequence ATGAGCGATACAAAAGAAAAATTATTTAAAGGTGGAGCTTTTTTAGTAGAGGATTTAACTGCAAAAGACGTTATTACTCCAGAAGATTTTACTGATGAACACAAAATGATTGCTAAAACAACAGATGATTTCGTCTCAGGTGAAGTTTTACCTGTAATGGACAAATTGGAAAATCATGAATTTGGCTATTCGGTAGATTTGCTTAAAAAGGCTGGAGAGCTTGGACTATTAGGGGCGGATGTTCCGGAAGAATACGGTGGTCTAGCATTAGATAAAATTAGTTCATCGTTAATCACCGAAAAATTTGCTCGCGCAGGCGGGTTCGCTATTTCACATGGAGCGCACGTAGGTATTGGTTCTCTGCCAATTGTATTTTTTGGGGATGATGAGCAAAAGGAAAAATATTTGCCAAAACTAGCAACAGGTGAGCTATTGGCTGCATATGCACTGACAGAGCCTTCTTCAGGATCTGACGCATTAGGCGCAAAAACAACTGCTAAATTAAATGAAGCTGGTACCCATTATATTCTAAATGGTGAAAAACAATGGATTACAAACTCCGCTTTTGCTGATGTTTTCGTTGTCTATGCAAAGATTGATGGCGAACATTTCTCCGCCTTTATTGTGGAACGTGAATTTCCAGGGGTTTCCACTGGTAATGAAGAAGATAAAATGGGAATCAAGAGTTCCTCAACTCGTACATTGATTTTAGAAGATGCAGAAGTACCTGTTGAGAACTTATTAGGTGAAAAAGGCAAAGGACATAAAATTGCCTTTAATATTTTGAACGTGGGCCGTTATAAATTAGCAATCGGTGGTGTCGGTAGTTCAAAACGTGGAATTGAAGTAGCGACAAAATATGTGAATGAACGTAAGCAGTTCAATACACCAATTTCCAGCTTTTCGTTGACGCAAGAGAAGCTAGCTACAATGGCTGCAAGAACATATGCAAATGAAAGTGCTGTTTACCGTACAGTTGGATTGTTTGAACAACGGATGGGAGCATTATCCGATGAACAATTAAAAGATGGTCGTGAAGTGGCAAAAGCGATTGCAGAATACCAAATCGAGTGTTCACTCAATAAATTCTCTGCTTCTGAATGTCTTGATTATGTTTCCGATGAGGCATTACAAATGCATGGTGGCTACGGATTCATGGAAGAGTATGAAGTAGCAAGAGCATACCGTGACTCACGTATCAATCGCATTTTTGAAGGAACAAACGAAATAAACCGCTTGATTGTACCAGGAACATTGCTGAAAAAGGCAATGAAAGGTGAATTACCATTACTGCAAAAAGCACAAAGCTTGCAAGAAGAGCTTATGATGATGATGCCAGAAGAAGTAAGCGATGAAACGTTGGAACAAGAGAAATATCTATTAAGAAATGCGAAGAAAATGGTCTTGCTTGGTGCAGGGCTTGCAGCACAGAAATATATGCAGAAGCTAGAAAATGAACAAGAAATTCTAGTGAACCTTGCTGATATGACAAATGAAGTGTACAACATGGAAGCGGCTATTCTTCGTACGGAAAAAGCGATTAATAAATCTGGTGAAGAGAAGAACAAACAAAAACTACTTTACACACAAGTATATGTCCAAGAAGCTTTCAACCAAATCGAAGCCGATGCAAAAGAAACGTTGATTGCTGTTGAGTCTGGTGACACATTACGCATGATGCTTTCATCATTACGTAAATTAACACGCCATACGCCAACAAATGTTATTGCAAAGAAACGCGAAATTGCAGCAGGTATTATTGAGGAAGAAAAATATTACGTTTAA
- a CDS encoding metal ABC transporter ATP-binding protein, with product MSKSVIIMKNIHYTYDKKEALDHINFELPQGAFMGLVGPNGGGKSTLIKLILGLIKPATGTISLFGKPIEKFHDWDRIGFVSQKSNSFNKGFPATVFEVVSMGLTAKIGYLKFFKKQHKEKIVQAINQVGMGDYVHQNIGDLSGGQQQRVFIARSLVNDPELLILDEPTVGVDAENVKRFYEILHQLNQEQGIALLLVTHDTGIMTEYATDIVCLNKTLHFHGNPKEYASLSERDLSQFYGYPINIVTHDHS from the coding sequence ATGTCAAAATCAGTCATCATAATGAAAAATATTCATTACACATATGACAAAAAAGAAGCATTGGACCATATTAACTTTGAATTACCACAAGGCGCATTTATGGGATTAGTTGGTCCAAACGGTGGTGGTAAATCGACGTTAATTAAATTAATTCTTGGATTAATAAAACCTGCTACTGGTACAATCTCGCTTTTTGGTAAACCAATCGAAAAATTTCATGATTGGGATCGAATTGGCTTCGTTTCTCAAAAATCCAACTCATTCAATAAAGGTTTTCCTGCTACTGTATTTGAAGTTGTATCAATGGGACTTACAGCCAAAATTGGTTACTTAAAGTTTTTCAAAAAACAGCACAAAGAAAAAATTGTACAAGCGATAAATCAAGTTGGCATGGGAGATTATGTCCATCAAAATATTGGCGACTTATCTGGTGGACAACAGCAACGCGTGTTTATTGCCAGATCGCTGGTAAATGATCCAGAGCTTCTTATCTTGGACGAGCCTACGGTTGGGGTTGATGCGGAAAATGTAAAGCGGTTTTATGAGATTCTTCATCAGTTAAACCAAGAACAAGGGATCGCATTACTATTAGTTACACATGACACGGGAATAATGACAGAGTATGCAACAGACATTGTTTGCCTAAACAAAACATTGCATTTTCATGGAAATCCGAAAGAATACGCATCTTTATCAGAACGAGATTTGTCACAATTTTACGGGTACCCAATAAATATTGTTACACACGATCATTCATAA
- a CDS encoding metal ABC transporter permease — protein sequence MLADILEYDFLRNTFLTGLLIGVIAPLLGTFIVVRRLSMIADALSHVTLAGIAFGLLMEKTFTTTLISPLYGGMAFSVFGSILVEKLRGVYKAYQELAIPIILSGGVGLSVIFISLANGFNTELFNYLFGSVSAVSQTDFYTILGISIFVLIIIFLFYKELFTLSFDEEHAKVSGIHAKSIHLLFIILTALVIAASIRIVGVLLVSALMTLPVAASIRIAKGFKQTMILSIVFGELSVVLGLITGYYFSIPPGGTIVLVSIFILLISIGMKKFRFKGRGYSNET from the coding sequence ATGTTAGCAGATATTTTAGAATACGATTTTCTTAGAAACACCTTTTTAACTGGCCTCCTGATTGGTGTAATTGCTCCATTACTTGGTACATTTATTGTTGTCAGACGCCTGTCCATGATTGCCGATGCCTTGTCACATGTTACACTTGCCGGAATAGCTTTTGGCTTGTTAATGGAAAAAACATTTACCACAACCCTTATCTCTCCGCTTTATGGAGGTATGGCATTTTCCGTGTTTGGCTCTATTTTAGTTGAAAAACTTCGTGGTGTTTACAAAGCATATCAAGAACTGGCAATACCGATTATTTTATCTGGTGGGGTAGGATTAAGCGTGATTTTCATTTCGCTTGCAAATGGTTTTAATACAGAGCTATTTAACTATTTATTTGGTTCCGTCTCGGCAGTTAGTCAAACGGACTTTTATACAATATTGGGAATATCCATTTTTGTATTAATCATCATCTTTTTATTTTATAAAGAATTATTTACATTGTCATTTGATGAAGAACACGCAAAAGTATCCGGAATTCACGCAAAAAGTATTCATTTGCTTTTTATCATCCTAACGGCACTTGTTATCGCAGCTTCCATCCGGATTGTCGGTGTATTACTTGTTTCCGCATTAATGACGCTACCAGTAGCGGCTAGCATACGGATTGCGAAGGGGTTTAAACAAACGATGATTTTATCAATTGTTTTTGGCGAACTAAGTGTTGTTCTAGGATTAATAACCGGTTATTACTTTAGCATTCCACCTGGTGGTACAATCGTTCTTGTTTCTATTTTCATTTTGCTCATTTCTATCGGTATGAAAAAATTTCGCTTTAAGGGAAGAGGGTATTCAAATGAAACGTGA